A region of Ursus arctos isolate Adak ecotype North America unplaced genomic scaffold, UrsArc2.0 scaffold_31, whole genome shotgun sequence DNA encodes the following proteins:
- the LOC113243777 gene encoding HLA class II histocompatibility antigen, DQ beta 1 chain isoform X2, with protein sequence MAPWIPRGLWTAAVMMILVLLSIPAAEGRDSPQDFVYQFKFECYFTNGTERVRLLTRYIYNREEFVHYDSDVGEYRPVTELGRPDAEYWNPQKDIMERTRAEVDTVCRHNYQIEDRFILQRRVEPTVTISPSRTEVLNHHNLLVCSVTDFYPGQIKVRWFRNDQEETAGVVSTPLIRNGDWTFQILVMLEMTPQRGDVYTCHVEHPSLQSPITVEWRAQSESARSKMLSGIGGFVLGLIFLGLGLIIRHRSQKGPHGSPPTGTFSALIQWGFGHR encoded by the exons ATGGCTCCGTGGATCCCCAGAGGCCTCTGGACAGCAGCTGTGATGATGATCCTGGTGCTGCTGAGCATCCCAGCGGCTGAGGGCAGAGACTCTCCAC AGGATTTCGTGTACCAGTTTAAGTTCGAGTGCTACTTCACCAACGGGACAGAGCGGGTGCGGCTCCTGACCAGATACATCTATAACCGGGAGGAGTTCGTGCACTACGACAGCGACGTGGGGGAGTACCGGCCGGTGACGGAGCTGGGGCGGCCGGACGCTGAGTACTGGAACCCGCAGAAGGACATCATGGAGCGGACGCGGGCCGAGGTGGACACGGTGTGCAGACACAACTACCAGATTGAGGACAGGTTCATCCTGCAGCGGCGAG TGGAACCTACAGTGACCATCTCCCCATCCAGGACGGAGGTTCTGAACCACCACAATCTGCTGGTCTGCTCAGTGACAGATTTCTACCCAGGCCAGATCAAAGTTCGGTGGTTTCGGAATGACCAGGAAGAGACAGCTGGTGTCGTGTCCACTCCACTTATTAGGAATGGGGACTGGACCTTCCAGATCCTGGTGATGCTGGAAATGACTCCCCAGCGAGGAGATGTCTACACCTGCCATGTGGAGcatcccagcctccagagccccATCACGGTGGAGTGGC GGGCACAGTCTGAATCTGCCCGGAGCAAGATGCTGAGTGGCATCGGAGGCTTTGTGCTGGGGCTGATCTTCCTTGGGCTGGGCCTTATCATCCGTCACAGGAGCCAGAAAG GACCTCATGGGTCTCCCCCAACAGGTACTTTTTCTGCTCTGATTCAGTGGGGGTTTGGGCACAGGTGA
- the LOC113243777 gene encoding HLA class II histocompatibility antigen, DQ beta 1 chain isoform X3, protein MAPWIPRGLWTAAVMMILVLLSIPAAEGRDSPQDFVYQFKFECYFTNGTERVRLLTRYIYNREEFVHYDSDVGEYRPVTELGRPDAEYWNPQKDIMERTRAEVDTVCRHNYQIEDRFILQRRVEPTVTISPSRTEVLNHHNLLVCSVTDFYPGQIKVRWFRNDQEETAGVVSTPLIRNGDWTFQILVMLEMTPQRGDVYTCHVEHPSLQSPITVEWRAQSESARSKMLSGIGGFVLGLIFLGLGLIIRHRSQKGPHGSPPTGLLR, encoded by the exons ATGGCTCCGTGGATCCCCAGAGGCCTCTGGACAGCAGCTGTGATGATGATCCTGGTGCTGCTGAGCATCCCAGCGGCTGAGGGCAGAGACTCTCCAC AGGATTTCGTGTACCAGTTTAAGTTCGAGTGCTACTTCACCAACGGGACAGAGCGGGTGCGGCTCCTGACCAGATACATCTATAACCGGGAGGAGTTCGTGCACTACGACAGCGACGTGGGGGAGTACCGGCCGGTGACGGAGCTGGGGCGGCCGGACGCTGAGTACTGGAACCCGCAGAAGGACATCATGGAGCGGACGCGGGCCGAGGTGGACACGGTGTGCAGACACAACTACCAGATTGAGGACAGGTTCATCCTGCAGCGGCGAG TGGAACCTACAGTGACCATCTCCCCATCCAGGACGGAGGTTCTGAACCACCACAATCTGCTGGTCTGCTCAGTGACAGATTTCTACCCAGGCCAGATCAAAGTTCGGTGGTTTCGGAATGACCAGGAAGAGACAGCTGGTGTCGTGTCCACTCCACTTATTAGGAATGGGGACTGGACCTTCCAGATCCTGGTGATGCTGGAAATGACTCCCCAGCGAGGAGATGTCTACACCTGCCATGTGGAGcatcccagcctccagagccccATCACGGTGGAGTGGC GGGCACAGTCTGAATCTGCCCGGAGCAAGATGCTGAGTGGCATCGGAGGCTTTGTGCTGGGGCTGATCTTCCTTGGGCTGGGCCTTATCATCCGTCACAGGAGCCAGAAAG GACCTCATGGGTCTCCCCCAACAG GGCTCCTGCGCTGA
- the LOC113243777 gene encoding HLA class II histocompatibility antigen, DQ beta 1 chain isoform X1, which yields MAPWIPRGLWTAAVMMILVLLSIPAAEGRDSPQDFVYQFKFECYFTNGTERVRLLTRYIYNREEFVHYDSDVGEYRPVTELGRPDAEYWNPQKDIMERTRAEVDTVCRHNYQIEDRFILQRRVEPTVTISPSRTEVLNHHNLLVCSVTDFYPGQIKVRWFRNDQEETAGVVSTPLIRNGDWTFQILVMLEMTPQRGDVYTCHVEHPSLQSPITVEWRKGQSVQSVSFHCGPHKTELHPARPILFLILDGATELAIAGDESLLSHGRGNRRLLISLSF from the exons ATGGCTCCGTGGATCCCCAGAGGCCTCTGGACAGCAGCTGTGATGATGATCCTGGTGCTGCTGAGCATCCCAGCGGCTGAGGGCAGAGACTCTCCAC AGGATTTCGTGTACCAGTTTAAGTTCGAGTGCTACTTCACCAACGGGACAGAGCGGGTGCGGCTCCTGACCAGATACATCTATAACCGGGAGGAGTTCGTGCACTACGACAGCGACGTGGGGGAGTACCGGCCGGTGACGGAGCTGGGGCGGCCGGACGCTGAGTACTGGAACCCGCAGAAGGACATCATGGAGCGGACGCGGGCCGAGGTGGACACGGTGTGCAGACACAACTACCAGATTGAGGACAGGTTCATCCTGCAGCGGCGAG TGGAACCTACAGTGACCATCTCCCCATCCAGGACGGAGGTTCTGAACCACCACAATCTGCTGGTCTGCTCAGTGACAGATTTCTACCCAGGCCAGATCAAAGTTCGGTGGTTTCGGAATGACCAGGAAGAGACAGCTGGTGTCGTGTCCACTCCACTTATTAGGAATGGGGACTGGACCTTCCAGATCCTGGTGATGCTGGAAATGACTCCCCAGCGAGGAGATGTCTACACCTGCCATGTGGAGcatcccagcctccagagccccATCACGGTGGAGTGGCGTAAGGGCCAGTCTGTTCAGTCTGTTTCCTTTCACTGTGGGCCCCACAAGACAGAGCTTCATCCCGCCCGTCCCATTCTATTCCTCATCCTTGATGGTGCGACTGAGTTGGCTATCGCAGGAGATGAGAGCCTCTTGTCCCATGGCAGGGGCAACagaagactcttgatctcactgTCTTTCTAG